In a single window of the Melioribacteraceae bacterium genome:
- a CDS encoding DUF4968 domain-containing protein codes for MKKIISLLFIILISTEVFPAGVSYEKLKDGIKLLLPASVYGADQIKIQVCTDEIIHVTAVKGNDFSSRKSLMVSKEKWEKTKWNLKEFPDELIISTKKLDVKIEKSTGIIKYYDKKGNEITSEKEREIKTAEVFGETTFNVRQIFNSADDEAFYGLGAHQNDFFNYKGKNVDLWQYNVIDIIPFLTSSKNYGILWDNNSRTKFGDVRDYAEINPLLNSNQIKAEYFQDRNFEVPLITRNEDNIPYNFIEDKPKLPEGFDYNKGSARFTTTLSSQEDGNHEFRFYSSGYAYFYINDSLVVESWRQGWMPWTRIVNLDMKKGIEYKIRIEWIPAFGEAFLGLKYLSPSKEDFQKTFSLWSEVADQIDYYFIYGDNLDEVINGYRTITGKAPMMPKWAMGFWQSRERYKSQDELLDVVREYRKRNIPIDNIVQDWFYWPEDKWGDHDFDLNRFPDPLAMNKELHDKLNTNIMISVWPKFYVGTENYNTFNEKGWLYKRNVEVGQKDWVGPGYVSTFYDAYDEGARKLFWNQIDDKLFSKGFDAWWLDATEPDLQSNLSDNERILRMGPTALGSAFRYANSYSLMNAKGIYEGQRKSDPNKRVFILTRSAFAGQQRYSAATWSGDIASRWYDLKAQVSAGLNFALSGNPYWTFDIGGFSVEPRFENQTEKDTDEWRELNTRWFQLGAFLPLFRSHGQFPYREIYNIAPEDHPAYESMVYYNKLRYRLMPYIYSLTGMVTQKNGTIMRPLVMDFPNDKNVLNIGTQFMFGPSLMINPVTEYKSRGREIYLPKGNNWFELKSGKYFKGGERLNVDAPYEEIPIFVKAGSIIPFGPEIKYVTEKPVDPIDLLIYTGQDAVFDLYEDENVNFNYEKGAFSIIRFEYLEKTKSLTIEKRKGSFKGMLQERNIRIHFVNPEENQSFNLLAEPDAVIKYAGKKLTVVRK; via the coding sequence ACCGCTGTTAAAGGTAATGATTTCTCCTCAAGAAAAAGTTTGATGGTTAGTAAAGAAAAGTGGGAAAAAACAAAATGGAACTTAAAAGAATTTCCGGATGAGCTGATTATTTCCACAAAAAAACTAGATGTTAAGATTGAAAAATCTACCGGCATAATTAAATATTATGATAAAAAGGGGAATGAAATTACATCAGAGAAAGAAAGAGAAATAAAAACTGCTGAAGTTTTTGGAGAAACAACTTTTAATGTTAGACAAATATTTAATAGTGCCGATGATGAGGCGTTTTATGGTTTGGGCGCCCATCAGAATGATTTTTTTAATTACAAAGGAAAAAATGTTGATTTATGGCAATACAATGTTATTGATATAATCCCATTCCTAACTTCGAGTAAAAATTATGGAATATTGTGGGATAATAACTCACGAACTAAATTCGGCGATGTGCGCGATTATGCTGAAATTAATCCTCTGTTAAATTCAAATCAAATAAAGGCTGAATACTTCCAGGATAGAAATTTCGAAGTACCACTAATTACAAGAAATGAAGATAATATTCCATATAACTTCATTGAAGATAAACCAAAACTTCCCGAGGGATTTGACTATAATAAAGGGAGTGCCAGATTTACTACAACATTATCTTCTCAAGAAGATGGTAATCATGAATTCAGATTTTACTCGAGCGGATACGCCTATTTTTATATTAATGATTCTTTGGTTGTAGAATCGTGGCGACAAGGTTGGATGCCCTGGACGAGAATTGTAAATCTAGATATGAAAAAGGGAATAGAATATAAAATAAGAATTGAATGGATTCCGGCTTTCGGTGAAGCTTTCCTAGGTTTGAAATATTTATCTCCCTCAAAAGAAGATTTTCAAAAAACTTTTTCATTATGGTCTGAAGTTGCTGATCAAATCGATTATTATTTTATTTATGGTGACAATCTTGATGAAGTAATAAACGGATACCGAACAATAACCGGCAAAGCTCCAATGATGCCGAAATGGGCTATGGGTTTTTGGCAGAGTCGAGAGCGTTATAAATCTCAAGATGAGCTGCTTGATGTAGTTCGTGAATATAGAAAGAGAAATATTCCAATAGATAATATTGTACAGGATTGGTTTTACTGGCCGGAAGATAAATGGGGAGATCATGATTTTGATTTGAACAGATTTCCGGATCCCCTCGCAATGAACAAAGAACTTCATGATAAATTAAATACTAATATCATGATTTCTGTCTGGCCGAAATTTTATGTAGGAACAGAAAACTATAATACCTTTAATGAGAAAGGCTGGCTATATAAACGTAATGTTGAAGTTGGGCAAAAAGATTGGGTGGGTCCAGGATATGTTTCAACTTTTTATGATGCTTACGATGAAGGCGCTAGAAAATTATTTTGGAATCAGATTGATGATAAATTATTTAGTAAAGGATTTGATGCATGGTGGCTCGACGCAACCGAACCGGATCTTCAAAGTAATCTATCAGATAATGAGAGAATATTAAGAATGGGACCAACTGCACTTGGCTCCGCATTCCGTTACGCGAATTCTTACTCATTAATGAACGCGAAAGGAATCTATGAAGGACAGAGAAAATCTGATCCGAACAAAAGAGTTTTTATTTTAACAAGATCTGCATTTGCCGGACAGCAAAGATATTCCGCGGCAACATGGAGTGGAGATATTGCATCAAGATGGTATGATCTAAAAGCACAAGTTAGCGCGGGTTTAAATTTTGCTCTGTCAGGTAATCCATATTGGACATTTGATATTGGTGGTTTTTCTGTTGAGCCAAGATTTGAAAATCAAACTGAAAAAGATACTGACGAATGGCGTGAATTAAATACCCGCTGGTTTCAGCTCGGAGCGTTTCTCCCATTGTTTCGCTCGCACGGACAGTTTCCATATCGGGAAATTTATAACATAGCTCCCGAAGATCATCCTGCTTATGAATCAATGGTTTATTATAATAAACTGCGGTATCGTTTAATGCCATACATTTATTCTCTTACCGGAATGGTGACTCAAAAGAACGGAACAATTATGCGTCCTCTCGTAATGGATTTCCCAAATGATAAAAATGTGTTGAATATTGGAACTCAATTTATGTTTGGTCCTTCTTTAATGATTAATCCCGTCACAGAATATAAATCGCGCGGGAGAGAAATCTATTTGCCAAAAGGGAATAATTGGTTTGAATTAAAAAGTGGAAAGTATTTTAAAGGCGGGGAGAGATTAAATGTTGATGCGCCTTATGAAGAAATTCCAATATTTGTTAAAGCCGGTTCAATAATTCCCTTTGGACCGGAAATAAAATATGTGACAGAAAAACCGGTAGACCCGATTGATTTATTAATTTACACCGGGCAAGATGCCGTGTTTGATTTATATGAAGATGAAAATGTGAATTTTAATTATGAAAAGGGAGCATTTTCTATTATTCGATTTGAATATTTAGAAAAGACAAAATCATTAACAATTGAAAAAAGAAAAGGTAGTTTTAAGGGAATGCTTCAAGAAAGAAATATCAGAATTCATTTTGTTAATCCTGAGGAGAATCAGTCGTTTAATTTATTGGCGGAACCGGATGCTGTCATAAAATATGCAGGCAAAAAATTAACAGTTGTTAGAAAATAA